A DNA window from Camelina sativa cultivar DH55 chromosome 17, Cs, whole genome shotgun sequence contains the following coding sequences:
- the LOC104758757 gene encoding dormancy-associated protein homolog 4-like, producing MGFLHKLWDETVAGPTPDNGLGKLRKHNSSSSTVRSSRPSLSNDQVTRSIMVTKGNNNVLGLRKLKTDSNRVPGSPTGSCSIPGTPLTPGTPCDDLGPFTAGKIPSSGEDDAASLTTYDWIVINALDR from the exons ATGGGGTTCCTACACAAGCTGTGGGATGAAACGGTGGCCGGACCGACGCCGGACAATGGTCTCGGTAAATTGAGAAAGcacaattcatcatcatccaccgTCCGATCTTCTCGTCCTTCTCTCTCGAACGATCAAGTCACCAGAAGCATAATGGTGACCAAGGGGAATAACAATGTCCTTGGCCTTCGTAAATTGAAAACGGATTCGAATCGTGTTCCCGGTTCTCCCACCGGGTCATGTAGCATCCCGGGGACGCCTTTAACTC CTGGGACACCATGCGATGATTTGGGACCATTCACTGCCGGTAAAATCCCTTCCTCTGGCGAAGACGATGCCGCAAGTCTCACCACTTATGATTG GATTGTGATAAACGCGTTGGACCGCTGA
- the LOC104758756 gene encoding oligouridylate-binding protein 1A encodes MQNQRLKLQQQQHQQAMIQQAMMQQQHPSLYHPGVMPPPQMEPLPSGNLPPGFDPSTCRSVYAGNIHTQVTEALLQEIFAGAGPIESCKLIRKDKSSYGFVHYFDRRFAAMAIMTLNGRHIFGQPMKVNWAYATGQREDTSSHFNIFVGDLSPEVTDAALFDSFAAFNSCSDARVMWDQKTGRSRGFGFVSFRNQQDAQTAINEMNGKWLSSRQIRCNWATKGATFGEDKHSFDGKSVVELTNGSSEDGRELANEDAPENNPQYTTVYVGNLSPEVTQLDLHRLFYALGAGVIEEVRVQRDKGFGFVRYNTHEEAALAIQMGNAQPFLFSRQIKCSWGSKPTPSGTASNPLPPPAPVSVPTLSAMDLLAYERQLAIAKMHPQAQHSLRQGGLGVNVAGASAAMYDGGFQNVATAHQQLMYYQ; translated from the exons atgcAGAATCAAAGGCTGAAgctgcagcagcaacaacatcaacaagcTATGATTCAGcaagctatgatgcaacaacaaCATCCTTCTCTTTATCATCCTGGTGTTATGCCTCCTCCTCAG ATGGAGCCTTTGCCAAGTGGAAACCTTCCTCCTGGTTTTGATCCCAGTACTTGCCGTAGTGT GTATGCTGGCAACATTCACACGCAGGTCACGGAGGCTCTTCTTCAAGAGATTTTTGCAGGCGCTGGTCCTATTGAAAGCTGTAAACTCATCAGAAAGGATAAG TCATCATATGGATTTGTTCACTACTTCGATCGTAGATTTGCTGCTATGGCTATAATGACTCTTAACGGAAGGCATAT ATTTGGACAGCCTATGAAAGTTAATTGGGCGTATGCAACTGGTCAGAGGGAAGATACATCAA GTCATTTCAACATTTTTGTTGGAGATCTCAGTCCAGAGGTTACTGATGCAGCATTGTTTGATAGCTTTGCTGCCTTTAATAGCTGCTC GGATGCAAGAGTAATGTGGGACCAGAAAACTGGACGCTCAAGGGGCTTTGGGTTTGTTTCCTTCCGGAATCAGCAG GATGCTCAAACTGCCATAAATGAGATGAATG GTAAGTGGTTAAGTAGTAGACAGATCAGATGCAACTGGGCGACAAAAGGTGCTACTTTTGGCGAAGACAAACATAGCTTTGATGGTAAAAGTGTTGTGGAACTTACAAACGGCTCTTCAG AGGATGGTAGAGAGCTCGCAAATGAAGATGCCCCTGAAAACAATCCTCAATATACAACTGTTTATGTAGGAAACCTCTCTCCAGAA GTAACTCAGCTTGATCTACACCGTCTATTTTATGCACTTGGCGCTGGAGTGATTGAAGAGGTCCGTGTCCAGCGGGACAAAGGGTTTGGTTTTGTGAGATATAACACTCATGAAGAGGCTGCTCTTGCTATCCAGATGGGCAACGCTCAGCCTTTCCTCTTTAGCAGACAGATAAAG TGTTCGTGGGGAAGCAAACCAACTCCATCAGGCACAGCCTCAAACCCACTCCCCCCACCAGCCCCGGTCTCAGTCCCTACTCTATCTGCAATGGACCTCTTAGCCTATGAGAGACAACTGGCTATAGCTAAGATGCATCCTCAGGCTCAACATTCTCTAAGGCAAGGAGGTCTTGGAGTCAATGTAGCTGGAGCAAGTGCAGCTATGTACGATGGTGGCTTTCAGAATGTAGCTACGGCACATCAGCAGCTCATGTACTATCAGTAA
- the LOC104758758 gene encoding exocyst complex component EXO70B1-like yields the protein MEENRGDGSDLETAEKIILRWDSTTCEEAKENLIFQSGGDRDEVDRYLRAVDELQRHISSISVSDQVKAATSTIQIAMARLEDELRNILISQTSTFEPETLLLDSSLSSSSFASSSRTELDDDYSVTTCDEDEEQQQQQQVDLVLPEGSDSGSRRLSRSRRSNSKSTSSIREIDFVSPEAVSDLRSIVQRMIGAGYSRECLQVYGNVRKTAMETMFKQLGIVRLGIGDVQRLDWEAVEVKIRRWIRAAKVCVRVVFASEKRLCELIFEGTVEETTCFMEIVKGSALQLFNFPEAISISRRSPEKLFKILDLHDALTDLLPDMEEIFDSSSSEAILVQATEIQSRLAEAARGILTEFENAVFREPSVVPVPGGTIHPLTRYVMNYLNLISDYKETLIDLIMTKPCRGLECTNDRNNPDMDISQLEGISPLALHMIWTMVMLQFNLEEKSVHYKDEPLSHIFVMNNVHYIVQKVKSSPELMELIGDKYVRKLTGIFRQAATKYQRATWVRVLNSLRDEGLHVSGSFSSGVSKSALRERFKAFNTMFEEVHRIQSTWLVPDTQLREELRISLSEHLIPAYRSFLGRFRGHIESGRHSENYLKYSVENLETAVLDFFEGYTTAPHLRRSQ from the coding sequence ATGGAGGAGAATCGTGGCGATGGTTCCGATTTAGAGACGGCGGAGAAGATAATACTCCGGTGGGATTCAACAACATGTGAAGAAGCTAAAGAGAATCTTATTTTCCAAAGCGGTGGTGATCGAGATGAAGTAGATCGTTACTTACGAGCCGTAGACGAACTCCAAAGACACATCTCTTCAATCTCAGTCTCCGACCAAGTCAAAGCAGCTACCTCAACGATTCAAATCGCCATGGCTAGACTCGAAGACGAGCTGAGAAACATCTTGATCTCTCAGACTTCTACTTTCGAACCTGAAACCCTTCTCCTCGATtcatccttgtcttcttcctctttcgcTTCTTCCTCACGCACCGAGCTTGACGATGACTACAGCGTAACAACTTGTGACGAAGATgaagagcaacaacaacaacaacaagtggaTCTGGTTCTACCGGAAGGTTCGGATTCCGGTTCACGCCGGTTATCGAGGAGCAGAAGAAGCAATAGCAAATCCACTAGCAGTATACGAGAGATCGATTTTGTATCTCCCGAAGCTGTCTCTGATCTGAGATCGATTGTTCAGAGAATGATCGGAGCTGGCTACTCACGCGAGTGCCTTCAGGTATACGGAAACGTTAGAAAAACCGCCATGGAAACGATGTTTAAGCAGCTAGGGATTGTGAGATTAGGTATTGGAGATGTGCAGAGACTTGACTGGGAAGCTGTTGAAGTCAAGATCAGGAGATGGATCCGTGCGGCTAAAGTTTGCGTTAGAGTAGTCTTCGCTAGCGAGAAGAGACTCTGTGAGCTGATATTTGAAGGAACCGTGGAAGAGACGACATGTTTCATGGAGATTGTCAAAGGCTCTGCTTTGCAGCTTTTCAATTTCCCTGAAGCTATAAGCATTAGTAGAAGATCACCTGAGAAGCTATTCAAGATTCTTGATTTACACGATGCGTTAACAGATTTGTTACCTGATATGGAAGAGATCTTCGATTCGAGTTCATCCGAAGCCATTCTTGTTCAAGCTACAGAGATACAATCAAGATTAGCTGAAGCAGCGAGAGGTATACTCACTGAGTTTGAGAACGCTGTGTTTCGTGAGCCTTCTGTTGTTCCTGTCCCTGGAGGAACTATACATCCATTGACTAGGTATGTGATGAACTACCTCAACTTGATCTCTGACTATAAAGAAACGTTGATTGATCTCATCATGACCAAACCATGTCGTGGTTTGGAATGTACCAATGATAGAAACAATCCCGATATGGATATCTCTCAGCTTGAAGGGATATCTCCGTTAGCTTTGCATATGATTTGGACTATGGTGATGCTACAGTTTAATCTTGAAGAGAAGTCTGTGCACTACAAAGATGAACCTTTGTCTCACATCTTCGTCATGAACAATGTCCATTACATAGTTCAGAAGGTGAAAAGCTCTCCGGAGCTAATGGAGTTGATTGGGGACAAGTATGTAAGAAAGCTTACCGGGATATTTAGACAGGCAGCTACCAAGTATCAGAGAGCCACGTGGGTCAGAGTTCTGAATAGCTTGAGAGATGAAGGATTACATGTGAGCGGAAGCTTCTCTTCTGGTGTATCGAAAAGTGCTTTAAGAGAGAGGTTTAAAGCTTTCAATACAATGTTTGAAGAGGTTCATAGGATTCAGTCGACATGGTTGGTTCCAGATACTCAGCTTAGAGAAGAACTCAGAATATCTCTATCGGAGCATCTTATACCTGCTTATAGATCATTTCTTGGAAGATTCAGGGGACATATAGAGAGTGGAAGACATTCGGAAAACTACTTGAAATACTCTGTTGAAAATCTTGAAACTGCAGTGTTGGATTTCTTCGAAGGATATACCACAGCTCCACATTTGAGACGGTCtcagtga
- the LOC104758759 gene encoding uncharacterized protein LOC104758759: MATNLMTINESKPSEIEFARCECCCMTEEYTAVYIETVRNLYAGNFICGLCSEAVKYEMFRWGNKKERRIGLDEALAVHMKLCGEFVASLSPKKVDLISAIGEMFRRRLILNLPLSVVASAATTASPRSVAAIDGGEICAAAVIGGGGGSCLPALSGGA; encoded by the coding sequence ATGGCTACGAATTTAATGACGATCAACGAGTCAAAGCCGTCGGAGATAGAATTCGCGAGATGCGAATGTTGCTGTATGACGGAGGAATACACGGCGGTTTATATCGAAACCGTTCGGAATCTTTACGCGGGAAATTTTATCTGCGGTCTCTGTTCCGAAGCCGTAAAGTACGAGATGTTTCGTTGGggtaataaaaaagagagacgaATCGGACTCGACGAGGCTTTGGCGGTTCACATGAAGTTATGCGGCGAGTTTGTTGCTTCGCTGTCTCCGAAGAAGGTTGATTTAATATCGGCGATCGGAGAAATGTTCAGGAGAAGACTGATTCTGAACTTGCCGCTGAGTGTCGTGGCGTCAGCAGCGACGACGGCGTCTCCGAGGAGTGTTGCGGCTATAGACGGTGGGGAGATTTGTGCTGCGGCGGTGATCGGTGGTGGAGGTGGAAGCTGTTTGCCTGCTTTGTCAGGTGGTGCGTAG
- the LOC104758760 gene encoding aldehyde dehydrogenase family 7 member B4-like, which produces MGSANKKEYEFLSEIGLSSHNLGCYVAGKWQANGPLVSTLNPADNQPIAQVVEASLEDYEQGLKACEEAAKIWMQVTAPKRGDIVRQIGDALRSKLDYLGRLLSLEMGKILAEGIGEVQEVIDMCDFAVGLSRQLNGSVIPSERPEHMMLEMWNPLGIVGVITAFNFPCAVLGWNACIALVCGNCVVWKGAPTTPLITIAMTKLVAEVLEKNNLPGAIFTAMCGGAEIGEAIAKDKRIPLVSFTGSSQVGLTVQQTVSARSGKTLLELSGNNAIIVMDDADIQLAARSVLFAAVGTAGQRCTTCRRLLLHESIYEKVLEQLIPSYKQVKIGNPLEKGTLLGPLHTPKSKKNFEKGIEVIKSQGGKILTGGKAVEGEGNFVEPTIIEISADAAVVKEELFAPVLYVLKFKSFEEAVAINNSVPQGLSSSIFTRKPENIFKWIGPLGSDCGIVNVNIPTNGAEIGGAFGGEKATGGGREAGSDSWKQYMRRSTCTINYGNELPLAQGINFG; this is translated from the exons atgggttCAGCGAACAAGAAAGAGTACGAGTTTCTGAGTGAGATTGGGTTGTCTTCTCACAACTTAGGTTGTTACGTTGCTGGCAAATGGCAAGCTAACGGACCTCTTGTTTCCACTCTCAATCCTGCTGACAATCAG CCAATTGCACAAGTTGTGGAAGCTTCTTTAGAAGATTACGAGCAAGGTTTGAAAGCTTGTGAGGAAGCTGCTAAGATATGGATGCAG GTTACGGCTCCAAAGAGAGGTGATATTGTGAGACAGATTGGAGATGCACTTAGATCAAAACTTGACTATCTTGGTCGTCTTCTTTCACTTGAAATGGGAAAGATCCTTGCTGAAGGTATTGGTGAAGTTCAG GAAGTGATTGACATGTGTGATTTTGCTGTGGGTTTGAGCCGACAACTCAATGGTTCCGTCATACCTTCAGAAC GCCCTGAACACATGATGTTGGAG ATGTGGAATCCTCTTGGCATTGTTGGTGTTATCACAGCTTTTAATTTCCCATGTGCTGTACTTG GTTGGAATGCTTGTATTGCACTGGTCTGCGGTAACTGTGTTGTCTG GAAAGGTGCTCCAACTACACCGTTGATAACTATTGCAATGACCAAGCTAGTGGCAGAAGTTTTAGAGAAGAACAATCTACCAGGTGCCATTTTTACGGCCATGTGTGGTGGGGCTGAAATTGGTGAAGCAATAGCCAAAGACAAACGCATTCCCTTAGTATCCTTTACTGGAAGCTCCCAG GTGGGTTTAACGGTGCAACAAACAGTGAGTGCAAGGTCCGGAAAAACATTGCTTGAATTGAGTGGAAACAATGCAATCATAGTCATGGATGATGCTGACATACAGTTAGCGGCTCGATCTGTTCTGTTTGCTGCTGTTGGAACGGCAGGTCAACGTTGTACAACTTGCCGTAGGCTG cTTTTGCATGAGAGTATCTACGAAAAAGTACTTGAGCAACTGATTCCTTCATACAAACAAGTCAAAATCGGTAATCCTCTTGAGAAAGGGACATTGTTGGGACCATTACATACTCCTAAATCAAAGAAGAACTTTGAGAAAGGAATCGAAGTCATCAAATCCCAG GGCGGTAAAATACTAACGGGCGGTAAAGCAGTTGAAGGTGAAGGAAACTTTGTGGAGCCTACGATAATAGAGATATCAGCAGATGCTGCTGTTGTTAAAGAAGAGCTCTTTGCTCCGGTTCTCTATGTTCTAAAGTTTAAG TCCTTTGAAGAAGCTGTTGCGATAAACAACTCGGTTCCTCAAGGTCTAAGCAGTTCAATATTCACTCGCAAACCCGAAAACATCTTCAAGTGGATCGG ACCACTGGGAAGCGATTGTGGCATCGTGAATGTGAACATACCGACGAATGGAGCTGAGATTGGCGGAGCTTTTGGTGGCGAGAAAGCGACTGGTGGTGGTCGTGAAGCTGGAAGCGACTCATGGAAACAGTACATGCGTCGGTCCACTTG TACGATCAACTATGGGAACGAGTTACCTCTAGCGCAAGGCATCAACTTCGGTTAA